The following proteins come from a genomic window of Tenebrio molitor chromosome 9, icTenMoli1.1, whole genome shotgun sequence:
- the LOC138138149 gene encoding polycystin-1-like protein 2 isoform X2 yields MVLVCSPLVFICVATIFALYCILLAAMVKKKSIKRSNIFLPGDISTSSRYVYFVAIRTGRKPSSGTSANICIKLFGEKHESQSHILNYPDPQKRIFQWGNEDWFVLPTKHRLGNLTEIALWSDHSGRHPRWFCRRITIFDPQSDRRWYFEVNQWFDLPPKSQIYIKTQVSSEQPKESHLASVLLRVCPKRTDQAEFSTFRRLTLLLSIFMTIFLCCLIIYGPPKLKLRDGFAKVEEYDFYFEMIWIGLASSLITFLVHGALIWLFRNSGTNRRFSSRTTKICWVFLISNTISSMTVLIILGFWMPIIIGWLWLTSVVVAILAYFFILEKVYDIISHVYSKNEENVLWIENLKKFLGAIEAQRIYLFRKFGENVLRPYFSHVYKPMSNEEIKERKLSAEAKAKFMTLLEDTIMFSCYIALLYLAIFANRSPLTVINHNEVVDLLSGIHTRTKSYTSIGSIDEFYSYVNVTLIPTLHAYQWYSKYVVKEPGIMADFHNKYLGVARLRQRKLVLHRCKISKRLPFFMNNTCRSEYWLEKQNVSHFGPEHKDATRLFHIWNYTRARHAGYSVYVGKFGVYQGGGFLAPLGRTKFNSYANLIYLMNNTWLESAAAVIIVDFLSYNVNSNLFSVIKLVVERSATGYARTTLDVDSAQYLFVNNEDKVVRLVILTCFSLILLIFTVKVLSRMWKGKLLVVTDLWILVDLAIVGLSYGCFALFVHQARLVKQFLNKLETSKKNEFINYFNLFYEDGSYTLVAAFLVFVSTVRLWKLCRFATVFRVMEKTVILSTPAILVVLLGHTFILLSFIFCGYMIFGSISSDFKDIRDTLVSLMLLGLGFPDQFDFETFIDLNPILGRFYYTFYMILSTLILTVDVAIIMFYYYEAKLASEGEFTDVKRFLYKELLFYRTSVKMCLTRLKSGGYERRRRFVTPKTEEFRYANCMSLPRNTLETMRCIVVHDLKRFSLREKERVELMRQAWRCSRDSEMKEIFLTVKTEQNTIKILHNDVVAKVATAAELILRYDEKKKKRAEQRYKKVVEKQLNKLNYINQVLRTVLVVVSNIEVE; encoded by the exons ATGGTTCTGGTTTGCTCTCCTCTCGTATTCATCTGCGTCGCCACGATTTTTGCCCTCTACTGTATTCTATTGGCTGCCATGGTCAAAAAGAAGTCGATCAAACGAAGCAACATCTTCCTTCCTGGTGACATCTCCACTTCTTCTCGGTACGTCTATTTCGTCGCAATCCGTACCGGAAGGAAACCATCGTCTGGAACATCTGCCAACATCTGCATCAAACTCTTCGGAGAAAAACACGAAAGCCAAAGTCACATCTTGAACTACCCCGATCCGCAGAAACGAATCTTCCAGTGGGGCAACGAAGACTGGTTTGTTCTACCAACCAAACATCGCCTCGGAAACTTGACTGAAATTGCTCTGTGGTCAGACCATTCGGGTCGACATCCTCGTTGGTTCTGCCGCAGAATCACGATTTTTGACCCACAGTCGGACCGGAGGTGGTACTTTGAGGTCAACCAGTGGTTCGATCTACCTCCCAAGAGTCAGATCTACATCAAGACTCAAGTCTCGAGTGAACAACCAAAGGAGAGCCATCTTGCGAGTGTGCTGCTGCGGGTTTGTCCCAAACG TACCGATCAAGCCGAGTTTAGTACCTTCAGAAGGTTGACACTGCTATTGTCGATCTTCATGACAATTTTCTTGTGCTGTTTGATCATATACGGACCACCCAAGCTGAAGTTAAGAGATGGTTTTGCCAAAGTCGAAGAGTACGACTTCTATTTCGAAATGATCTGGATTGGTTTGGCAAGTTCTTTGATCACTTTCCTCGTCCACGGAGCTTTGATTTGGTTGTTTAG AAATAGTGGCACTAATAGAAGATTTTCGTCACGAACCACCAAAATATGTTGGGTGTTTCTAATCTCCAACACGATTTCGTCGATGACAGTTTTGATCATTTTGGGTTTTTGGATGCCCATCATAATCGGATGGTTATGGCTCACTTCGGTTGTTGTCGCCATCTTGGCGTACTtcttcattttggaaaaagtCTACGATATCATTTCTCACGTTTATTCCAAGAACGAAGAAAACGTGTTGTGGATTGAGAATCTGAAAAAGTTTCTAGGAGCAATTGAAGCACAACGGATTTATTTGTTCAGGAAATTTGGAGAGAACGTGCTCAGACCATACTTCAGTCACGTCTACAAACCTATGAGCAACGAAGAGATAAAA GAGCGCAAACTGAGTGCCGAAGCGAAGGCTAAATTCATGACTCTTCTGGAAGACACCATCATGTTTTCCTGCTATATCGCTCTGCTCTACTTAGCAATCTTCGCCAACAGGAGTCCGTTGACAGTTATCAACCACAACGAAGTCGTAGATTTGCTTTCAGGAATTCACACTCGCACCAAGAGCTACACCTCTATCGGATCCATAGACGA ATTCTACAGTTATGTAAACGTCACACTGATACCAACTCTTCACGCGTACCAGTGGTACTCAAAGTACGTCGTCAAAGAACCTGGAATCATGGCAGACTTCCATAACAAGTACTTGGGAGTGGCACGCCTGCGCCAGCGCAAACTAGTACTCCACCGGTGTAAAATCTCCAAAAGACTGCCTTTCTTCATGAACAACACTTGCCGTTCGGAATACTGGTTGGAAAAGCAAAACGTTTCTCATTTTGGACCCGAACACAAAGACGCAACACGTCTTTTCCACATTTGGAACTATACCAGAGCGAGACACGCTGGGTACTCGGTCTACGTGGGAAAATTCGGAGTCTACCAAGGTGGCGGCTTCTTAGCTCCTCTTGGACGCACCAAGTTTAACTCATACGCCAACCTGATCTACCTGATGAACAACACTTGGTTGGAATCAGCAGCAGCTGTCATTATTGTCGACTTCTTGAGCTACAACGTCAACAGCAACCTCTTCAGCGTGATAAAACTCGTCGTAGAGAGGAGCGCTACTGGTTACGCGAGGACAACTCTAGATGTCGACTCTGCTCAATATTTGTTCGTCAATAATGAAGACAAAGTCGTTCGATTGGTCATTTTGACATGTTTCTCTCTGATCTTGTTGATCTTCACTGTCAAGGTGTTATCGAGAATGTGGAAAGGGAAACTGTTAGTGGTGACAGATTTGTGGATTTTGGTCGATTTGGCCATCGTGGGGTTGAGTTATGGGTGTTTTGCTTTGTTCGTTCATCAAGCCCGGTTGGTCAAACAGTTCTTGAATAAATTGGAAACTTCGAAGAAGAACGAATTCATCAActatttcaatttgttttatgAAGATGGTTCTTACACACTAGTCGCAGcgtttttggtttttgtttcAACAGTTAGACTCTGGAAGCTGTGCCGATTCGCGACAGTCTTCAGAGTTATGGAAAAAACAGTAATCCTTTCAACTCCTGCAATCCTGGTGGTCCTCCTCGGTCACACCTTCATCCTCCtgagtttcattttttgtggTTACATGATTTTCGGCAGTATTTCTTCAGACTTTAAAGACATTCGAGACACTCTGGTCAGCTTGATGCTCTTGGGTCTAGGTTTCCCTGACCAATTTGACTTTGAGACTTTCATCGATTTGAACCCAATCCTGGGAAGGTTCTACTACACTTTTTACATGATTCTAAGTACTCTAATTCTAACCGTCGACGTTGCTATCATCATGTTCTACTACTACGAAGCCAAACTAGCCAGCGAAGGCGAATTCACAGACGTGAAGCGTTTCCTCTACAAGGAACTCTTGTTCTATAGAACTTCAGTCAAAATGTGCTTAACTAGGCTCAAGTCTGGTGGATACGAAAGGCGACGTCGATTTGTCACCCCCAAGACAGAAGAGTTTCGTTACGCAAACTGTATGAGTTTGCCCAGAAACACTCTAGAAACGATGAGGTGCATCGTTGTACACGATTTGAAGAGGTTCTCGCTTAGGGAAAAAGAGAGAGTGGAGCTGATGCGTCAAGCTTGGAGGTGTTCGCGAGACAGCGAGATGAAAGAGATTTTTCTCACTGTAAAAACTGAGCAAAACACGATAAAGATTTTGCACAACGATGTCGTTGCGAAGGTGGCGACAGCTGCTGAATTGATCTTGCGTTACGacgagaagaagaagaaacgTGCTGAACAAAGGTACAAGAAGGTGGTTGAAAAACAGTTGAATAAGTTGAATTACATAAATCAAGTGTTGAGGACTGTTCTCGTTGTTGTGTCAAATATTGAagtagaataa
- the LOC138138149 gene encoding polycystin-1-like protein 2 isoform X1, translating into MVLVCSPLVFICVATIFALYCILLAAMVKKKSIKRSNIFLPGDISTSSRYVYFVAIRTGRKPSSGTSANICIKLFGEKHESQSHILNYPDPQKRIFQWGNEDWFVLPTKHRLGNLTEIALWSDHSGRHPRWFCRRITIFDPQSDRRWYFEVNQWFDLPPKSQIYIKTQVSSEQPKESHLASVLLRVCPKRTDQAEFSTFRRLTLLLSIFMTIFLCCLIIYGPPKLKLRDGFAKVEEYDFYFEMIWIGLASSLITFLVHGALIWLFRFIPTLSPSTFDSTPFRNSGTNRRFSSRTTKICWVFLISNTISSMTVLIILGFWMPIIIGWLWLTSVVVAILAYFFILEKVYDIISHVYSKNEENVLWIENLKKFLGAIEAQRIYLFRKFGENVLRPYFSHVYKPMSNEEIKERKLSAEAKAKFMTLLEDTIMFSCYIALLYLAIFANRSPLTVINHNEVVDLLSGIHTRTKSYTSIGSIDEFYSYVNVTLIPTLHAYQWYSKYVVKEPGIMADFHNKYLGVARLRQRKLVLHRCKISKRLPFFMNNTCRSEYWLEKQNVSHFGPEHKDATRLFHIWNYTRARHAGYSVYVGKFGVYQGGGFLAPLGRTKFNSYANLIYLMNNTWLESAAAVIIVDFLSYNVNSNLFSVIKLVVERSATGYARTTLDVDSAQYLFVNNEDKVVRLVILTCFSLILLIFTVKVLSRMWKGKLLVVTDLWILVDLAIVGLSYGCFALFVHQARLVKQFLNKLETSKKNEFINYFNLFYEDGSYTLVAAFLVFVSTVRLWKLCRFATVFRVMEKTVILSTPAILVVLLGHTFILLSFIFCGYMIFGSISSDFKDIRDTLVSLMLLGLGFPDQFDFETFIDLNPILGRFYYTFYMILSTLILTVDVAIIMFYYYEAKLASEGEFTDVKRFLYKELLFYRTSVKMCLTRLKSGGYERRRRFVTPKTEEFRYANCMSLPRNTLETMRCIVVHDLKRFSLREKERVELMRQAWRCSRDSEMKEIFLTVKTEQNTIKILHNDVVAKVATAAELILRYDEKKKKRAEQRYKKVVEKQLNKLNYINQVLRTVLVVVSNIEVE; encoded by the exons ATGGTTCTGGTTTGCTCTCCTCTCGTATTCATCTGCGTCGCCACGATTTTTGCCCTCTACTGTATTCTATTGGCTGCCATGGTCAAAAAGAAGTCGATCAAACGAAGCAACATCTTCCTTCCTGGTGACATCTCCACTTCTTCTCGGTACGTCTATTTCGTCGCAATCCGTACCGGAAGGAAACCATCGTCTGGAACATCTGCCAACATCTGCATCAAACTCTTCGGAGAAAAACACGAAAGCCAAAGTCACATCTTGAACTACCCCGATCCGCAGAAACGAATCTTCCAGTGGGGCAACGAAGACTGGTTTGTTCTACCAACCAAACATCGCCTCGGAAACTTGACTGAAATTGCTCTGTGGTCAGACCATTCGGGTCGACATCCTCGTTGGTTCTGCCGCAGAATCACGATTTTTGACCCACAGTCGGACCGGAGGTGGTACTTTGAGGTCAACCAGTGGTTCGATCTACCTCCCAAGAGTCAGATCTACATCAAGACTCAAGTCTCGAGTGAACAACCAAAGGAGAGCCATCTTGCGAGTGTGCTGCTGCGGGTTTGTCCCAAACG TACCGATCAAGCCGAGTTTAGTACCTTCAGAAGGTTGACACTGCTATTGTCGATCTTCATGACAATTTTCTTGTGCTGTTTGATCATATACGGACCACCCAAGCTGAAGTTAAGAGATGGTTTTGCCAAAGTCGAAGAGTACGACTTCTATTTCGAAATGATCTGGATTGGTTTGGCAAGTTCTTTGATCACTTTCCTCGTCCACGGAGCTTTGATTTGGTTGTTTAGGTTCATTCCGACTCTCTCGCCTTCTACTTTTGATTCCACTCCTTTCAGAAATAGTGGCACTAATAGAAGATTTTCGTCACGAACCACCAAAATATGTTGGGTGTTTCTAATCTCCAACACGATTTCGTCGATGACAGTTTTGATCATTTTGGGTTTTTGGATGCCCATCATAATCGGATGGTTATGGCTCACTTCGGTTGTTGTCGCCATCTTGGCGTACTtcttcattttggaaaaagtCTACGATATCATTTCTCACGTTTATTCCAAGAACGAAGAAAACGTGTTGTGGATTGAGAATCTGAAAAAGTTTCTAGGAGCAATTGAAGCACAACGGATTTATTTGTTCAGGAAATTTGGAGAGAACGTGCTCAGACCATACTTCAGTCACGTCTACAAACCTATGAGCAACGAAGAGATAAAA GAGCGCAAACTGAGTGCCGAAGCGAAGGCTAAATTCATGACTCTTCTGGAAGACACCATCATGTTTTCCTGCTATATCGCTCTGCTCTACTTAGCAATCTTCGCCAACAGGAGTCCGTTGACAGTTATCAACCACAACGAAGTCGTAGATTTGCTTTCAGGAATTCACACTCGCACCAAGAGCTACACCTCTATCGGATCCATAGACGA ATTCTACAGTTATGTAAACGTCACACTGATACCAACTCTTCACGCGTACCAGTGGTACTCAAAGTACGTCGTCAAAGAACCTGGAATCATGGCAGACTTCCATAACAAGTACTTGGGAGTGGCACGCCTGCGCCAGCGCAAACTAGTACTCCACCGGTGTAAAATCTCCAAAAGACTGCCTTTCTTCATGAACAACACTTGCCGTTCGGAATACTGGTTGGAAAAGCAAAACGTTTCTCATTTTGGACCCGAACACAAAGACGCAACACGTCTTTTCCACATTTGGAACTATACCAGAGCGAGACACGCTGGGTACTCGGTCTACGTGGGAAAATTCGGAGTCTACCAAGGTGGCGGCTTCTTAGCTCCTCTTGGACGCACCAAGTTTAACTCATACGCCAACCTGATCTACCTGATGAACAACACTTGGTTGGAATCAGCAGCAGCTGTCATTATTGTCGACTTCTTGAGCTACAACGTCAACAGCAACCTCTTCAGCGTGATAAAACTCGTCGTAGAGAGGAGCGCTACTGGTTACGCGAGGACAACTCTAGATGTCGACTCTGCTCAATATTTGTTCGTCAATAATGAAGACAAAGTCGTTCGATTGGTCATTTTGACATGTTTCTCTCTGATCTTGTTGATCTTCACTGTCAAGGTGTTATCGAGAATGTGGAAAGGGAAACTGTTAGTGGTGACAGATTTGTGGATTTTGGTCGATTTGGCCATCGTGGGGTTGAGTTATGGGTGTTTTGCTTTGTTCGTTCATCAAGCCCGGTTGGTCAAACAGTTCTTGAATAAATTGGAAACTTCGAAGAAGAACGAATTCATCAActatttcaatttgttttatgAAGATGGTTCTTACACACTAGTCGCAGcgtttttggtttttgtttcAACAGTTAGACTCTGGAAGCTGTGCCGATTCGCGACAGTCTTCAGAGTTATGGAAAAAACAGTAATCCTTTCAACTCCTGCAATCCTGGTGGTCCTCCTCGGTCACACCTTCATCCTCCtgagtttcattttttgtggTTACATGATTTTCGGCAGTATTTCTTCAGACTTTAAAGACATTCGAGACACTCTGGTCAGCTTGATGCTCTTGGGTCTAGGTTTCCCTGACCAATTTGACTTTGAGACTTTCATCGATTTGAACCCAATCCTGGGAAGGTTCTACTACACTTTTTACATGATTCTAAGTACTCTAATTCTAACCGTCGACGTTGCTATCATCATGTTCTACTACTACGAAGCCAAACTAGCCAGCGAAGGCGAATTCACAGACGTGAAGCGTTTCCTCTACAAGGAACTCTTGTTCTATAGAACTTCAGTCAAAATGTGCTTAACTAGGCTCAAGTCTGGTGGATACGAAAGGCGACGTCGATTTGTCACCCCCAAGACAGAAGAGTTTCGTTACGCAAACTGTATGAGTTTGCCCAGAAACACTCTAGAAACGATGAGGTGCATCGTTGTACACGATTTGAAGAGGTTCTCGCTTAGGGAAAAAGAGAGAGTGGAGCTGATGCGTCAAGCTTGGAGGTGTTCGCGAGACAGCGAGATGAAAGAGATTTTTCTCACTGTAAAAACTGAGCAAAACACGATAAAGATTTTGCACAACGATGTCGTTGCGAAGGTGGCGACAGCTGCTGAATTGATCTTGCGTTACGacgagaagaagaagaaacgTGCTGAACAAAGGTACAAGAAGGTGGTTGAAAAACAGTTGAATAAGTTGAATTACATAAATCAAGTGTTGAGGACTGTTCTCGTTGTTGTGTCAAATATTGAagtagaataa